In Euphorbia lathyris chromosome 2, ddEupLath1.1, whole genome shotgun sequence, the sequence tgcttcaaatacggggtaaaaaaattcccaatttggggttatgttttacaattggacaagtttaaggggtaagttgttacaattgaaagttgagggaggcaattgcaacatttggacaagttcagggggttatttgtgtattaggccaaatAAAAAAGAGTCTCTTAAACGACGTATAATATGCTagacaaaaatatttttatattattaaagtTGAAGTTGTCTAGGAAAATAAAGAATATTCTGGTCCCAAACTTAATTTTATTGTTTATCATAAAATTTGGACGGATAATTTCAATAATGTGAAATCTTGCAGATTATTATACACATAAAAAAGTAAATTAGAAACTCCAGTAATCTGTATGTATGGACTTGATGatctaaataaatttatatctaACAATTTAATTGAATAATACTACTCTTAACAATCTATAAAAAacaatctataaaaccttttaATAGAATGAGAATTTTTGAGTAAAAAATCAGGAAGATTATTTAAAATCTATAaaagtatttaaatttttttatccaatgacttttttttttataattatccaATGACTTTTGATGtccctataaaaaaaattcttgagACGTTTAAAAGATTTTAAAATCTTAATTCAATAGCTGGGTTAAATGtaccattggtcactgaacttacatggttatctcaaaatggtcactcaacttcaatttgtctcaataaaatcactcaactttgagttttgtctcaattaagtcATTATAACGattttaatgattaaaaatcatCGGAATGATGACATAAGTGATACGTCAATATGAGACAACTCATATTTCAAACCGAAATAACACATGACATCCACATATGCGTCACATGGCCATCATgtgtcgattatttttatggaaaaaaaaactgaaatttagttttttttcataaaaatacttGACATGCGGTTGTCACATTTCGTTCTGGTTAGGGATTTGAGTTAACTCATGTTGACGTGACATCAATGTGATTATTTCGATGcgttttaaccactaaaatcgacggagtgacctaattgagacaaaacttaaagtttggtgattttattgagacaaattgaagttaagtgaccattttgagacaaccatataaattcagtgactaatggtgcatttaacccttCAATAGCTCCACATTTTTAGGGAATTTTTGAATACCTTAAAActttaaaacatcattttaaaaaCCAGATGGGACTGATCGGTTCGATCGCGAATCAACCATATATCCGACATTGCGTATTTATTTTGGGTCAACATCATTGGCTTGTTAAGAACCGGGTTGAGCTAtttgagaaattaaaaaaaaaaacaaagacttAAATCCCTCAATCATCCGAGTTCTTATAGTAAGCACCGGGTCTTCTATGTCACTCGGATGAcctcaattcacatttggacacgtgtattgtgatcccacgtaataattaaccttttatattatatgtgggtccatattacacgtgtcaaaatatgtcaGGAAAGTCCTTCATTTAACATGGAAAATCGAGTGCTTTTAATAATTTGCTCAATCGCCTGGTTAGAGTTGATTATAAAAATTAACTATTGATAAAAATGTTTAATTTATGTTTATtgtaatattaaattaatactatttgttataaaatatactgaaaataaattttttttttttttgaagaaatactgaaaataaatttaattggtttttATACAGAATTTCTAAATCCGTTACTTAAAGAATGTAGTGATTGGTTGGGGCCCAAGAAATGGGAAATTCTTAGCAATGTGAGGCCTACAGATGGAGCTCATAACCACACTTCCAAACCCATTCAACGGTTCTTATGGTCCAGTCGGTCAAACTCACAGCCATGACTTACCCACCTGTCTCCGCCGCCGCCTCCTCCGCCACCACCTACACTACTATCCCCATCTCCGCCGCCGATGTCCTTTCCCGCTCACTTTATAATCTCACCGCTACTTTCTCCCTCCTACGCCCTTGGCCTGAACTCATCGCTTCCGCTGCTTTCGACCGCCCTGATTCTTTCTCCTCCGCCCTCTCTCGCCTCCATTTCAACTTCCGTTACTTCCTCATCAACTACCTCATTATTGTCTCAGCCTTCGGCGCTTTGTCACTTATCGGTTCCCCGTTTGCTCTCCTACTATTTGCTTTTGTATTCGCTCTCTGGTTGCTACTCTATTTCTTCCGGGAAGACCCGCTCGTGTTGCGGGGGTATCAAGTCAACGATCGTCTGATCATTTTAGGCTTGGTCGTCGCTTCAATTTTGACTATTTGGATTACTGGTGCGCTTTGGACTCTAGTTTTGGGGGTTTCTATTGGGATT encodes:
- the LOC136219521 gene encoding PRA1 family protein G2-like; protein product: MVQSVKLTAMTYPPVSAAASSATTYTTIPISAADVLSRSLYNLTATFSLLRPWPELIASAAFDRPDSFSSALSRLHFNFRYFLINYLIIVSAFGALSLIGSPFALLLFAFVFALWLLLYFFREDPLVLRGYQVNDRLIILGLVVASILTIWITGALWTLVLGVSIGIFICGVHGVLRNSDGLSVDEQDAESTTLIGSISGPRYGAIPVSDRNVFTS